From a single Solenopsis invicta isolate M01_SB chromosome 6, UNIL_Sinv_3.0, whole genome shotgun sequence genomic region:
- the LOC120358188 gene encoding uncharacterized protein LOC120358188 isoform X2 — MMSSSIFQISSWFTFEITYEFVVNGVQSLLLILCILTNLHLRTGNVDKVKILFDRISKDWALQKTHGEIKIMREHAEFSKLFTFCWTILSYISMMGYCIWLCTPEILNVLMPMNESRPRKTPFKDEFFLDEERYFILIRSHMCFALLTIPIVFVTGFTLFMTLTQHVCGMCKLLGSRAERLFLVVEDRTECDLIQESQIRNKNMIVFIQQHYNIIQFVDIIETYHTTLILSDLTGMMIMFSLTLIQILTIPNIEGAIRSLGISVASLCYLFVCCYMGQKITDESLSAYEKIKKGRERDKQYLMCALEQATSSADKKSTRREGRERECEIVSRVISEDRKKYFLNFLRYFWGKIP; from the exons ATGATGTCGTCTTCAATTTTTCAG ATCTCAAGCTGGTTTACATTTGAAATCACATATGAATTTGTAGTAAATGGGGTGCAATCACTTCTACTTATATTGTGTATCCTGACCAACTTGCATTTGCGTACCGGAAATGTAGACAAA gttaaaatattattcgacCGCATATCAAAAGACTGGGCATTGCAAAAGACACATGGTGAGATCAAGATTATGCGCGAACATGCTGAGTTCTCAAAACTATTCACATTCTGTTGGACGA TCTTGTCGTATATAAGCATGATGGGATATTGCATATGGTTGTGCACACCAGAAATTCTCAATGTTTTAATGCCCATGAACGAATCTCGACCGCGGAAGACACCCTTTAAAGATGAATTCTTTTTAGATGAAGAACGATACTTTATCCTCATTCGTTCCCACATGTGCTTTGCACTTCTAACCATACCTATAGTTTTCGTTACGGGTTTCACTTTATTTATGACTCTCACACAACACGTTTGCGGAATGTGCAAGTTATTGGG GTCTCGCGCAGAACGCTTATTTCTCGTTGTTGAAGACAGAACGGAATGCGATTTAATTCAGGAGTCACAAATAAGAAACAAGAACATGATCGTTTTTATACAGCAGCATTACAACATTATACA ATTCGTTGATATAATTGAAACTTATCACACAACACTGATTTTATCGGATCTCACAGGAATGATGATTATGTTCAGTCTTACGTTAATCCAG atattaactATTCCTAATATCGAGGGTGCTATTAGATCTCTTGGTATCTCTGTTGCATCACTATGTTATTTATTCGTATGTTGTTACATGGGACAAAAGATAACGGATGAAAGTTTGAGCGCATATGAAAAAAT aaaaaaagggagagagagagataagcaatatttaatgtGCGCTCTGGAGCAAGCCACCTCAAGCGCAGATAAAAAGAGTACAAgaagagaggggagagagagagaatgtgagATAGTGAGCAGGGTTATTAGTgaagacagaaaaaaatatttcctgaaTTTTTTGCGGTACTTTTGGGGAAAAATTCCTTGA
- the LOC120358188 gene encoding uncharacterized protein LOC120358188 isoform X1 → MEYPEENYYKLNRFLLSACGLEPCQSKWNARLIRAFITVIMMSSAIFQILCWFRFEITYEFIVNGMQGILMKLCILNSLHLRIGNVDKVKILFDRISKDWALQKTHGEIKIMREHAEFSKLFTFCWTILSYISMMGYCIWLCTPEILNVLMPMNESRPRKTPFKDEFFLDEERYFILIRSHMCFALLTIPIVFVTGFTLFMTLTQHVCGMCKLLGSRAERLFLVVEDRTECDLIQESQIRNKNMIVFIQQHYNIIQFVDIIETYHTTLILSDLTGMMIMFSLTLIQILTIPNIEGAIRSLGISVASLCYLFVCCYMGQKITDESLSAYEKIKKGRERDKQYLMCALEQATSSADKKSTRREGRERECEIVSRVISEDRKKYFLNFLRYFWGKIP, encoded by the exons ATGGAATATCCAGAAgagaattattataaactaaaCCGCTTTCTTCTATCGGCTTGCGGACTAGAGCCTTGCCAAAGCAAGTGGAATGCTCGTTTAATAAGAGCTTTTATCACGGTCATCATGATGTCGTCTGCAATTTTTCAG ATCTTGTGCTGGTTTAGATTTGAAATCACATATGAATTTATAGTGAATGGGATGCAAgggattttaatgaaattgtgTATCCTAAACAGCTTGCATTTACGTATCGGAAATGTAGACAAA gttaaaatattattcgacCGCATATCAAAAGACTGGGCATTGCAAAAGACACATGGTGAGATCAAGATTATGCGCGAACACGCTGAGTTCTCAAAACTATTCACATTCTGTTGGACGA TCTTGTCGTATATAAGCATGATGGGATATTGCATATGGTTGTGCACACCAGAAATTCTCAATGTTTTAATGCCCATGAACGAATCTCGACCGCGGAAGACACCCTTTAAAGATGAATTCTTTTTAGATGAAGAACGATACTTTATCCTCATTCGTTCCCACATGTGCTTTGCACTTCTAACCATACCTATAGTTTTCGTTACGGGTTTCACTTTATTTATGACTCTCACACAACACGTTTGCGGAATGTGCAAGTTATTGGG GTCTCGCGCAGAACGCTTATTTCTCGTTGTTGAAGACAGAACGGAATGCGATTTAATTCAGGAGTCACAAATAAGAAACAAGAACATGATCGTTTTTATACAGCAGCATTACAACATTATACA ATTCGTTGATATAATTGAAACTTATCACACAACACTGATTTTATCGGATCTCACAGGAATGATGATTATGTTCAGTCTTACGTTAATCCAG atattaactATTCCTAATATCGAGGGTGCTATTAGATCTCTTGGTATCTCTGTTGCATCACTATGTTATTTATTCGTATGTTGTTACATGGGACAAAAGATAACGGATGAAAGTTTGAGCGCATATGAAAAAAT aaaaaaagggagagagagagataagcaatatttaatgtGCGCTCTGGAGCAAGCCACCTCAAGCGCAGATAAAAAGAGTACAAgaagagaggggagagagagagaatgtgagATAGTGAGCAGGGTTATTAGTgaagacagaaaaaaatatttcctgaaTTTTTTGCGGTACTTTTGGGGAAAAATTCCTTGA
- the LOC120358188 gene encoding uncharacterized protein LOC120358188 isoform X3: MEYPEENYYKLNRFLLSACGLEPCQSKWNARLIRAFITVIMMSSAIFQILCWFRFEITYEFIVNGMQGILMKLCILNSLHLRIGNVDKVKILFDRISKDWALQKTHGEIKIMREHAEFSKLFTFCWTNEERYFILIRSHMCFALLTIPIVFVTGFTLFMTLTQHVCGMCKLLGSRAERLFLVVEDRTECDLIQESQIRNKNMIVFIQQHYNIIQFVDIIETYHTTLILSDLTGMMIMFSLTLIQILTIPNIEGAIRSLGISVASLCYLFVCCYMGQKITDESLSAYEKIKKGRERDKQYLMCALEQATSSADKKSTRREGRERECEIVSRVISEDRKKYFLNFLRYFWGKIP; the protein is encoded by the exons ATGGAATATCCAGAAgagaattattataaactaaaCCGCTTTCTTCTATCGGCTTGCGGACTAGAGCCTTGCCAAAGCAAGTGGAATGCTCGTTTAATAAGAGCTTTTATCACGGTCATCATGATGTCGTCTGCAATTTTTCAG ATCTTGTGCTGGTTTAGATTTGAAATCACATATGAATTTATAGTGAATGGGATGCAAgggattttaatgaaattgtgTATCCTAAACAGCTTGCATTTACGTATCGGAAATGTAGACAAA gttaaaatattattcgacCGCATATCAAAAGACTGGGCATTGCAAAAGACACATGGTGAGATCAAGATTATGCGCGAACACGCTGAGTTCTCAAAACTATTCACATTCTGTTGGACGA ATGAAGAACGATACTTTATCCTCATTCGTTCCCACATGTGCTTTGCACTTCTAACCATACCTATAGTTTTCGTTACGGGTTTCACTTTATTTATGACTCTCACACAACACGTTTGCGGAATGTGCAAGTTATTGGG GTCTCGCGCAGAACGCTTATTTCTCGTTGTTGAAGACAGAACGGAATGCGATTTAATTCAGGAGTCACAAATAAGAAACAAGAACATGATCGTTTTTATACAGCAGCATTACAACATTATACA ATTCGTTGATATAATTGAAACTTATCACACAACACTGATTTTATCGGATCTCACAGGAATGATGATTATGTTCAGTCTTACGTTAATCCAG atattaactATTCCTAATATCGAGGGTGCTATTAGATCTCTTGGTATCTCTGTTGCATCACTATGTTATTTATTCGTATGTTGTTACATGGGACAAAAGATAACGGATGAAAGTTTGAGCGCATATGAAAAAAT aaaaaaagggagagagagagataagcaatatttaatgtGCGCTCTGGAGCAAGCCACCTCAAGCGCAGATAAAAAGAGTACAAgaagagaggggagagagagagaatgtgagATAGTGAGCAGGGTTATTAGTgaagacagaaaaaaatatttcctgaaTTTTTTGCGGTACTTTTGGGGAAAAATTCCTTGA
- the LOC120358191 gene encoding uncharacterized protein LOC120358191, with protein MVGYCIWLCIPEILNIIMPMNESRPPRQPFAAEFFIDEERYFFLIRSHLYLVLLTLPIVLLSGFTIFVTLAQHVCGMCQVLGSRAECLFSVVEDRTGCDLIKKSQIRNENMTIFIQQHYNIIQFVSLFNTRNI; from the exons ATGGTGGGATATTGCATATGGCTGTGCATACCAGAAATTCTCAATATTATAATGCCCATGAACGAATCTCGTCCGCCGAGGCAACCCTTTGCAGCTGAATTCTTTATAGATGAGGAACGATACTTTTTCCTCATTCGTTCCCACTTGTACTTAGTACTTCTAACTTTACCTATAGTTCTCCTCTCGGGTTTCACTATATTTGTGACTCTCGCACAACACGTTTGCGGGATGTGCCAGGTATTGGG GTCTCGCGCGGAATGCTTATTTTCCGTTGTAGAAGACAGAACGGGATGcgatttaattaagaaatcacAAATAAGAAACGAGAACATGACCATTTTTATACAGCAGCATTACAACATTATACAGTtcgtatctttatttaatacacGCAATATCTAA
- the LOC113003999 gene encoding odorant receptor 13a, producing MEYPEENYYKLNRFLLSACGLEPYQSKWNARLIRAFITVVMMASAIFQILCWFTFEFITYEFIVNGVPGLLIKLATLNSLHLRIGNVDKVKILFDRISKDWALQKTHDEIKIMREHAEFSKLFTSCCTILSYISMMGYCIWLCTPEILNVLMPMNESRPRRTPFKDEFFLDEERYLILIRSNTCFVLLTLPIIFVTSFTLFMTLTQHVCGMCKLLGSRAERLFLVVEDRTECDLIQESQIKNKNMIVFIQQHYNIIQFVDIIETYYTTLILWDLTIIMIMLSLTIIQILTISDIEGAIRSIGISVASLCYLFACCYMGQKITDESLSVYEKIYNSTWYNAVVSEQKILLMILIRCCHPLVITASKFYTMSLQNFGKILQTSLSYYMFVRQI from the exons ATGGAATATCCAGAAGAGAATTATTATAAACTGAACCGCTTTCTTCTATCGGCTTGCGGACTAGAGCCTTACCAAAGCAAGTGGAATGCTCGTTTAATAAGAGCTTTTATCACGGTCGTCATGATGGCGTCTGCAATTTTTCAG ATCTTGTGCTGGTTTACATTTGAATTTATCACATATGAATTTATAGTGAATGGGGTGCCAGggcttttaattaaattggctACCCTAAACAGCTTGCATTTACGTATCGGAAATGTAGACAAA gttaaaatattattcgacCGTATATCAAAAGACTGGGCATTGCAAAAGACACATGATGAGATCAAGATTATGCGCGAACATGCTGAGTTCTCAAAACTATTCACATCCTGTTGCACGA TCTTGTCGTATATAAGCATGATGGGATATTGCATATGGCTGTGCACACCAGAAATTCTCAATGTTTTAATGCCCATGAACGAATCTCGTCCGCGGAGGACACCCTTTAAAGATGAATTCTTTTTAGATGAAGAACGATACCTTATACTCATTCGTTCAAACACGTGCTTTGTACTTCTAACCTTACCTATAATTTTCGTTACGAGTTTCACTTTATTTATGACTCTCACACAACACGTTTGCGGAATGTGCAAGTTATTGGG GTCTCGCGCAGAACGCTTATTTCTCGTTGTTGAAGACAGAACGGAATGCGATTTAATTCAGGAGtcacaaataaaaaacaagaacATGATCGTTTTTATACAGCAGCATTACAACATTATACa ATTCGTTGATATAATTGAAACTTATTACACAACACTGATTTTATGGGATCTCACAATAATAATGATTATGTTGAGTCTTACGATAATCCAG atattaactATTTCTGATATCGAAGGAGCTATTAGATCTATTGGTATCTCTGTTGCATCACTATGTTACTTATTCGCATGTTGTTACATGGGACAAAAGATAACGGATGAAAGTTTGAGCGTATATGAGAAAAT ATACAATTCTACGTGGTACAATGCAGTTGTTTCAGAGCAAAAGATACTGTTAATGATACTGATACGATGCTGTCACCCGTTGGTCATCACCGCcagtaaattttatacaatgtcTTTGCAGAATtttggaaag ATACTTCAAACATCGCTCTCCTACTACATGTTTGTCAgacaaatctga
- the LOC120358190 gene encoding odorant receptor 22c-like, producing the protein MEYPEENYYKLNRFLLSACGLEPYQSKWNARLIRALITVVMMSSAIFQISCWFIFEITYEFIVNGVQELLVKLCILNSLHLRIGNVDKVKILFDRISKDWALQKTHGEIKIMREYAELSKLFTFCCTILSYISMMGYCMWLCTPEILNVLMPMNESRPRRQPFNAEFFLDEERYFILIHSHMCFVLLTIPIVFVTGFTLFMTLTQHVCGMCKLLGSRAERLFLVVEDRTKCDLIQESQIRNKNMIVFIQQHYNIIQFVDIIETYHTTLFLWDLTGIMIMLSLTLIQILTISDIEGAIRSIGISVASLCYLFICCYMGQKITDESLSVYEKIYNSTWYNAVVSEQKILLMILIRRCHPLVITASKFYTLSLQNFGKILQTSLSYCMFVRQI; encoded by the exons ATGGAATATCCAGAAGAGAATTATTATAAACTGAACCGCTTTCTTCTATCGGCTTGCGGACTAGAGCCTTACCAAAGCAAGTGGAATGCTCGTTTAATAAGAGCTCTTATCACGGTCGTCATGATGTCGTCTGCAATTTTTCAG ATCTCGTGCTGGTTTATATTTGAAATCACATATGAATTTATAGTGAATGGGGTGCAAGAGCTTTTAGTTAAATTGTGTATCCTAAACAGCTTGCATTTACGTATCGGAAATGTAGACAAA gttaaaatattattcgacCGCATATCAAAAGACTGGGCATTGCAAAAGACACATGGTGAGATCAAGATTATGCGCGAATATGCTGAGTTGTCAAAACTATTCACATTCTGTTGCACGA TCTTGTCGTATATAAGCATGATGGGATATTGCATGTGGTTGTGCACACCAGAAATTCTCAATGTTTTAATGCCCATGAACGAATCTCGTCCGCGGAGGCAACCCTTTAATGCTGAATTCTTTTTAGATGAGGAACGATACTTTATCCTCATTCATTCCCACATGTGCTTTGTACTTCTAACCATACCTATAGTTTTCGTTACGGGTTTCACTTTATTTATGACTCTCACACAACACGTTTGCGGAATGTGCAAGTTATTGGG GTCTCGCGCAGAACGCTTATTTCTTGTTGTTGAAGACAGAACGAAATGCGATTTAATTCAGGAGTCACAAATAAGAAACAAGAACATGATCGTTTTTATACAGCAGCATTACAACATTATACA ATTCGTTGATATAATTGAAACTTATCACACAACACTGTTTTTATGGGATCTCACAGGAATAATGATTATGTTGAGTCTTACGTTAATCCAG ATATTAACTATTTCTGATATCGAGGGAGCTATTAGATCTATTGGTATCTCTGTTGCATCACtatgttatttattcatatgtTGTTACATGGGACAAAAGATAACGGATGAAAGTTTGAGTGTATATGAGAAAAT ATACAATTCTACGTGGTACAATGCAGTTGTTTCAGAGCAAAAGATACTGTTAATGATACTGATACGACGCTGTCACCCGTTGGTCATCACCGCcagtaaattttatacattatcttTGCAGAATtttggaaag ATACTTCAAACATCGCTCTCCTACTGCATGTTTGTCAgacaaatctga